One genomic window of Aethina tumida isolate Nest 87 chromosome 3, icAetTumi1.1, whole genome shotgun sequence includes the following:
- the LOC109596288 gene encoding U1 small nuclear ribonucleoprotein C-like: MPKYYCDYCDTHLTHDSPSVRKTHCTGRKHKDNVKFYYQKWMEEQAQHLIDATTAAYKASKLPMAVPGMPIPPPHFGMPLRPGMPHMMPPPMGPGGPMPPMMMGPGTPMPPMMGMPPPHMMGMMHMRPPVNISQVQKE; the protein is encoded by the exons ATGCCGAAATATTACTGTGACTATTGCGATACACATTTGACGCACGATTCGCCCAGCGTCCGCAAAACACACTGCACTGGTAGAAAACACAAAGATAACGTGAAGTTCTATTACCAAAAATGGAtggaagaacaagcccaacATTTGATCGACGCCACCACGGCTGCCTACAAAGCCTCCAAACTCCCCATGGCTGTTCCCGGAATGCCCATTCCTCCACCGCATTTTGGAATGCCGCTTAGACCAGGAATGCCGCACATGATGCCGCcac CGATGGGTCCTGGTGGTCCGATGCCTCCAATGATGATGGGACCTGGCACACCGATGCCGCCTATGATGGGAATGCCACCGCCCCACATGATGGGGATGATGCACATGCGACCTCCGGTTAATATTTCTCAAGTGCAAAAAGAGtga